DNA sequence from the Paraburkholderia azotifigens genome:
ACGATTGGCGTCAGAAAACGAACGCATGGATGACCAGGTGCCATTTCCGAGCGAATTCCATCATCGGCATCGGACAGGTCCGCGGGAGCGTTTTCGCGCGTCGGCGAGCGACGCGGTTCGACTTCTTCAGATCCTGCCGACGTTCGGAGGGCACCAAGCGCACCGAGAGTGCATCCACAGAAATCGTTACGACAGCTTGCGTTACGGTCGCCGACGGGCGCTCCAGTACAGGTGCCGACGATGGGCGGCCGCGCAGGCGCCTTCCGATGTCACTGACGAGAGAGTCGTCGACGGCTGTTTGCGAAAACGGCGTGGGAGAGCGCTGCAGCGAACTGCACGCTGACCACCCTCGCCTTTGTCATTTGAGTGTCAGGCTCGGGAGGCGGCTGTTGCCGCAGTGGCCTGGTGCGAGGTCTTCACGTGTTGGAAAGAGAGACGGCCCGGCTTTGCGCATTTGCGCGCTGGTGAGCAATGTCGCCAGGAGCGCTGCTTCTGTCACCGTGGCGCTAATGCGGGCGCATCTGGCATATTCACTTTCATCAGCGCTTTAGCTTCTCCTGTTCCGCGCGGGTATCTTCCCATTTCGCCTCGCGCTCCCAATCGTCGGCCATGCGGTTCAGCATCGCCACGGTCCGCGGACATCCGGACAGTCCCTGTGCCCACCGGCGATACCGTTCAGCAATTTCTCGCTCCTGGCCACCGCCCTCGCCGAACGATCGCCTGACAACCCCTCGCATGTTGTAACGTTCGGTCACTATACCCGTTTCCACCTGCTCTTCCTGTAGCGATTCAATCGTGCGCCGGACAGCAGAGTGCGGCCAAATACCATCATTCGGATCGGCCTGGCAGTGCGCGAGCAGCCTGCCAATGTACTGGTCGCCGATATCGCCCCGTCCGGTGCTATGCCCTGCCTTGCGAACGTCGCTGATCCAGGTGGCGAGTGCGTGTTCGTCAACACCGTCGGCAGTTGTTCCCGGCAATATGTGAAATGAGGCGAGAAGCTCGTAAGACAGATGGGCCAGGTCGCGTTCGGCTTGAGTCGGCTCGGTGCGCTCTTCATCGGCACTCCCAAACACGTTGCAAAAGACCTCGAAATAGAAGTCCGGGGTTTGAGCCATAAACCTGTGCAATAACAACCCGTTTTCCTTTCGCTGATCGAGAAGCGGAAGGTAGGCGTATTCCCGCCGCGCGACTTCTTCCATTGTCACGTCGGTCTTGTCACCCAGTATTTCAAATGCCCTCTGCACGTGATAAGCGAGCATGGTGCCGTCGCGCTGCGGATGCGCGTTGATCGTCTTGATGCTTTCGTCAAGCAGCGAGAGTATGAGTTGGCCGGGTAGCTCGGTAAGCCGTCTATAGGCGGCGCCAAACACGTCGAAAGGTCGACCGACCTCACGGAATCTGTTGATCGCATACAGCAGCTCGCCGGTCGGCCCCTCCGCCGGTAGGGTGCCAATACTTTGCCAGTATGCATTTTCGACTTCCTTGCCAAGCGACCGCGCCATCTGCCAGGTCGCCGGGGAATTCGGCCAGTGAACCAGCAGTCGGGCGAGCGCCGCGACGTCAAGGGTGCTGGTTTCGGCGAGCGTCCGCACTGTTTCCTCCCAGGCACCGCCATGCTGCTGCAACGCGATCGCAGAGAGCATCCCGGCGAAGCCCTTGTGCTCGTGCAGTTCGGTCAGCGCAAGTTCTACGAGATCGCGGAAGAAGCCCACGGGCTCTTCAATTTCCGCGAATGCCTCGGCGACAAGATATGGCTTCGTTCGTGTGGCCAGTCGTACCACAGCGTCGGCACCGTGCCCGGCCAGGATGGCACGTATCGCACGCACACGCGCCGGTCCTATGGCCTCGGTCTTCAGATCTCCTGGTCGCCTGATGGCTAGAATCGAGTCATCGAAAAGCCACGCGAACTCCTCGATCGGATCGTCGGGTGAATGCCGCTCGACGATATCGCGGATGGGCGCCAGTTGTTCGTCGCTCAACGTCCAGTCCATCTCGGCCAGTGCCTCGTGACGATTCACCAGATCCCGCAGCGCGTCCCAGACGGCCCTTCCTGCGTCAAACGGGCGGGATGCAAGATAGGAACCCAGCCGTTCGATGACCTTCGGCCTGTCGACTTCAGCCATGGAGGGCAATGCATGGATAAGGGTCAGCAGGCGGCCCTCGACGTCTTCGGCCTGGTCAATTGCCCGCGCGATCATCGCGGTATTGGCCCGCCAGACCACACCGAATGTAATGATTTCGGGATGCCTTGGCATCACATCGCGAAGTGCCGGCTTCCTCGTGGGGCTGGTTGTGTCATGCGGTCTGGGCAGCAAACCTGCAAGCAGCGTCCAGCCCACCTCCGGTTCGGCCGACACGATCTGGTCGATGCACGAGAGGCGCTGGTCGAGCGTCGCGTAGGTGTTCGGCGCCCACGACAGAAGGATGGAGCGAAGCGAGTTGATCGGACGGTTTGTCAGCTTGCCGCCGGGGTCCAGCCTGGCTAGCCTGGCGAGGACCAGTCCCACTCGCGCCAGCAGTGCAGGATCCCACGCAAGCAACTCAAGGGCGAAAAGAATATGGACGTGCAGGCTCGTCGGCTCGAACAGCCCGTCCGACCGGGAAAACACGTTCGCGATCTCGGTGTCGCCCTCAAGCATCACCTCGAGGGCGTCGAGAAAAGGGATGGGGGCCGCCTCCGCAATGGTCGGCAACAGATCCCGCAGCACGCGCAATGAACGATGGCTTCTGCCCCATTCGGGCAGCTGACGTATGATTTCGTCGACGAACTCTTGTGGTGTCTGACCCGGGACGTCCAGCCCGTAGGCATCCGGGGCGGTCGCGATGAGCACCATCGTGTTCGCAAGCCCGTCACGTAGCCAGGAACTGTAGTCCTGCGGCGCCTGATAGTTCAGCTCGAACCTCTCGTCGGCGGAAGGTTCGTGGACAGGGCGACTCAGGACCGCCAGCGCAGCCTCACGAAGTCGCTCGAATTCAACTTCCCCCATCAGATGCGTGAAATAGGGAAACGCATCGATGGGCGAGCGTGTCTGCCAGACTTCCTGAACCCGATCGATGGGTGGGTCAGACAGCTCGAGGGTTGGGCGGATGCCCCGCTCGAAATCCGCATAGGCCGCTCTTGCCGCAAGTTGCCGGAGCACATCCTTGTCAAGCTTGGAACCCGTACTCCAGCCGCCGGCGAGAACGGCCGGGAGCAGCGCGTCACGATGCGCGACCCACCCAGGCTCCGGGGACGGGCCATTTGCAATCAGCCGACGGAGTATTGTCAGTGAACGGGCACAATCCCGCGCCCGCTGGTAGGCTTCTTCGGGCTGAAATCCCATTGTCTCAAGCGCCTTGCCGAGCGACGTGGCACTGGGCCGGACAAGCTTCTCCGCGTTACGCGCCTGAACGCCCGTTGCAGCCGAAAGTGTCGGGCCGCACTTTCCAAGCATCCCTGCGTGCGCGTTCGCGTCTCCCCTCGTCAGATAGACCAGCCCCTGTTTCGTCGCGAGAAATCGTGCCGCCTCCGTACTCTCGACAATGATCGTCCGCGCTTCGAGCAGGTGTCGCGTTTCCGCAGGCGCTGACCGGATTGCGGCAACGGCAAATGCAATCACGTCATCTGCCGATTCGCTGCCATAGAGAATGGTCTGCGCCAGGCCGCCGAGCCTCTCGATGAGGGCGGCCGCCTGCTGCTCCCGGTCGCAGAGGAGTACGGCCTCCGTCAACGCCGGCTTGTATCGACTGCTATATGACTCCCAGAATTCGTCAATGCTCTGCGCTCCGGTCGGCGGAGCCAGGCGGAGTACCCCGCGGGCGTAACGAGCCGCGACAGCCGGATGCAGGTCCAGCCAGTGCTCGAGCTGCGCGCCGTCGATGTAACGAACGTTACGCCACTGCCCTTCGCGTACCCGGTTTCGCGTCCATGCGTCCAGCTGGTCATCCGGCTTTGAGCTGTCCCAGGTATGCAGGTTGACCAGGACTAGCGTATTGGACTGACGGACCGCTTCTGTCGTGGCCCCGGTCCGCTTGTTGTAGTCGCCCCTTGCCTTTCCGACGCCCAGCGAGACGCCGAACTCCCATTTGGATTCTCCAGCGGGTACAAACGGGGCCTCCACATCACACTCCAGATCACCGTCGAAGCCACGCACCTGCGCCTTGTCGCCGCCCGGGAAACGGAAGTGATTAGCGTTCGGAACGCTGGCGCGGATCAGATCCCCGACCATGTCGACAAGCGCAGCGCGCGCATCGAGTCGCCTGGACCAGTCGGCCAGATCGTTTGCAGTTATCCATTTCATATAGCGACCCGGAGCCTCTTGTGGGTTTCTTCTTGAGCATGCATGCGCGTCGCCGCTAATGCATATCCGCCGATTGTTCCTGCGCGCCACTTCCACCCAGGCGACAGTTGGTTGAACGTGCGACCGCAATTATTTCAGTTTTTCTTGTGTACCGCGGCCGGCGTTCCAGATGATCGTCGTGCTCGCGTGCCTGATGGTTCTGCGCGCGCAGCGAGCGGCGTTTCCGTTACACTCTTGCGCCGGCAACCGCGCACGCAAGCCTGCATGAAGACCGGGCTGAGCCGGCGTTGCATCTCGTCCTGAAGTGCGACGTTAAGCGGCGGCTGCCATCCGCGGTCGCGCCATAGAAGCGTTTGGCGGCGGCGCACCGCGGCAGTCAGCCCGTCCAGAAGCCGGGTATCATCCGGCGGAAAATCCGCATGCAGCGCGTCGAGCGCGCTGTTGATCGTGTGTCGTTCGTGTTGACCCAGTCGATACGGGACGTGCCGGCGGTTTCGGTGATGCGTAAATGAACGTCACGAGGTGCTGCGTGCCAAGGTCGTCCGCGCAAGCGCGTCAAGAACCGCACGAACTACCTGCTGCGAAATCGACGCGAGATGGCCGTCCGGGTTGCTGCGCTCGCGGATCTGCTTATGCGGATGAATAAGGTTGCGCGACTCTCGCAGAGCCTGTGCATGTCTCGCGTGGCCGGCGTCAAGGTAATCGAGCTCCGTCGCAACCGTGATGAGCTCCGCGAGCGTCCACCGTTCGAGTGGCTTCGCGTGCCCTGCCCGGTCACGCGGCGTACTGACTGCTCGCATGGCGGACGCAAGATCGCGCTCCAGCCAGCCGACCAGGATCACCTCAAGGATCGAGCCATACAGCGCGCATGCGGCGAGCCACGCCCGCGCGCCGACACAGCGCTCCGCTTCCTCCCAGCGAAAGCGCAGGTTGTCGGCCAGCGTTGCGTCAAGTCCCAGGTCGTCGAAGGGCAGTCGCTCAGGCTCGAGCGCTGCGAGAATGGTCGCAGGTGGCCGGAGGCCGAGTCGCGGGACGATAGCCTGTGCGTAAAGTCGCCGACCATCTGCCGACAGCAGCAGTCTGGCGGGCCAGTTCCCGATGCCGTGATCAATGCGTCGCGCTACACCATCGGCCAACAGTCGATCCAGCAGGGCGTTGCATTCCGATTCGCCAACACCGAAAAGATACACACCCAAGGCGCGCTGGGCCAGCCCCTGCTCGGCGAAGCCCCCTTCGTGCTCTTCCCCACCGCTTGCGATCAGAGCGATCATCAGGTCACGACAATCCGTTGTCCCGGACAACAGCGCCGGGTGCCGTAGCCCGCGCTGCTGCCAGCGCATCTCGCGCGCGATCAACCCGGCGCGCGTGGCCTGCCAGGTTGATCCGCCGGTGCTCACTAACCCGTCGGCCTTCATGCTTGCCAGCGCCGAGCGGATCGCCTCGGCTTCGTATTGCCACGTTCCCTCGAGTTGCCGGATGTGTTCGAGCGAATAGGAGGCGCCGCCTGCGTGGGCACTGAACATCTTGTGCTCAAATAGCGCATCGCGGACTGCTGCGTCGGCTGTGGAATCGATCATGGAGGGGGCGCACGTGAGTCAACCGTCACGGTGTGCGAAGGCCGAAGATGGGCGGATTCTGTCACAGGCAGATTCATTTTTACATCCGTTTTTATAGTCTCTTTGTTCCGTCTGCAGACGTTACCGTCGTACGGTCGTCGAGTTTTCAGGTACGCTTGTGCCGCCAGCTGGGGCGGCCGCCCCGGCTCCGGCGACCTCACGCTAAGCACATCAACAAGAACCAACGATGGACGACACCCCCGACAAGCTGCGCCGCAATGTGGTGGTGCTTGCGGCCGCGATTCTCGCGATCGCTTTTTTTAACCTGTCTTTCCGGCCGACCGGCACGCTGCTCGGCTTCGCCGAGGTCGGCCAGGTGAGCCCATTCAATGTGTGGCTGGCACTGGCGATTGTGCTGTGCTACCTGTTCCTGCGTTACCGCTTCGCCAATGAAACACTCGACGAATGGTTTCAGATCGTCGACGAATTCAAACGAATACGCTACCAGGTGGTCACACAACAGGTTGCCACGGCGGTGCGCCGGTACTTCCTGCACGGACAACGCGTACCGTGGTTTCAGGATTTCGATGCTTTTATCGATGGCGAGATCGTAACCAGGATGCAACGAGACGGTAATGCGCGCCGCATAAGAAGTCTGACCGCGAGCCCGGAGAATGAAGCGAACCAGAGTTGGTGGCAGGGCCGCGCTGGCATCACGTTCGAGGTCGAATGGACGTCGGGCGTATATGGCCGTTCGGGCGGACACATGCCGGGATTTTCATTTCCGGCGCGAGTACGCGCGCGCGTGATTCTTCTTTGCATTGTTCGGGCTGCCGTCAGCTCGCGCGTCGGCGTGGACGTTGCTGTGCCGTACACACTGTCCGCCCTCGCGATGCTGGTCTGCCTGTTCAAGCTCGCATTCTTTTTCCCGGTCTAGACCATCATGATCCCGTTTGCCAGGCTCGAAGAAACCGATGAAACGGTCGTCCGCCAGCTGATCGACGACGAGATCCGGGAAAGTCGTACACTCGACTACAAGGTGCAGCTCGACCTGTCGAAAGACGGCCGGCAGGCGCTTGCCGAGGACGTCTGCGCCTTCGCCAACACGGTCGGCGGGGACCTGGTGTTCGGCATCCGCGAAGCCGACGGCGTTGCCGACGAGGTCGTGCCCGTCATCCTGCCCAATCTCGATGATGAGCTGCTCAAGCTCACGAACTCACTGCGCGACGCGATCGAGCCGCGCGTCAGTGGCGGCCTCCTGCACCAGGCCGTGCCGCTTGCAGCCGGCGGCCATGTCGTCGTGCTGCGCGTCGCAATGAGCCCCAACGCGCCACACCGTGTGCGGCGCAATAACCACTTCTACCTCCGGCACTCCGGCGGCAAGGAAACCATGGATATCCACGCTATTCGCACGGCCTTTGCGTTCGCCGGCTCGCTCGCGGACCGGGCGCTCGCCTGGCGCGACCAGCGGCTGGCCGTCCTGCGTGAGCGTATCGCTCCGCTTCTTCTGGAACGCGGCCCGCTGTTCGTCGTGCATCTGCTGCCGCTGGCTGCGCTTACGCGCCGCGAGTCCATCGCGCTCGACTCGCTCAAGGCTGCGGCCAACGAACTGCAGTGGGCAAAACCGGCGGGACATCCGCTACGTCCGCCAGTGGTCAACTATGAAGGGGTGATCTGTCCGCCGCGCATCGACGGCGCGGCCCCCGGACCAGGTTTCGCGCAGCTTTTTCACGATGGAAGCATTGAACTCGCCGGCGCGGTGACCGCCCGTCAGCTCGGCAAGCCAGCCATTTCCGTGCTCGCGCCCGCGCAGTACGAACTGCCATTGGTCGAGCACAGCCTGCCCGCCATCGTGCGCGCAATCGCGGCACTTGACGTACCCCCGCCGGCCTATCTGTTCGTGACCCTGCTCGAGGTCGCTGGCCAGCGCGTCGGTTTCCAGCGCCCGGACGGCCAGTGGCCGGAGACGCCGGTCATTCCCGGTCATCTCAGGGAACTGCGCGCTGCACCCGTGTATATCGAGGACTTCCGTACCCCGCCCCTTGAGCTGGCGCGCGCAGCCGTGGCACCGCTGTGGCATGCGATCGGCGAGGAACAGACGCAGACAAATTTTGGCGGGAACGCGGCGTGAGCGACATAAACGCCCAGCCGGACGCCCATGGCGACGCGCGTCAGGTTTTCGCCCTGCAGGAAAACGGCCGCGGTGATTGAAGAACATCGACACTCAATGCAATCCGTAGCAACCGATTCGCTGGACGAAAATGGCAATGATAAAAGTAATGCAGCCAGTCTATTTCA
Encoded proteins:
- a CDS encoding helix-turn-helix domain-containing protein → MIPFARLEETDETVVRQLIDDEIRESRTLDYKVQLDLSKDGRQALAEDVCAFANTVGGDLVFGIREADGVADEVVPVILPNLDDELLKLTNSLRDAIEPRVSGGLLHQAVPLAAGGHVVVLRVAMSPNAPHRVRRNNHFYLRHSGGKETMDIHAIRTAFAFAGSLADRALAWRDQRLAVLRERIAPLLLERGPLFVVHLLPLAALTRRESIALDSLKAAANELQWAKPAGHPLRPPVVNYEGVICPPRIDGAAPGPGFAQLFHDGSIELAGAVTARQLGKPAISVLAPAQYELPLVEHSLPAIVRAIAALDVPPPAYLFVTLLEVAGQRVGFQRPDGQWPETPVIPGHLRELRAAPVYIEDFRTPPLELARAAVAPLWHAIGEEQTQTNFGGNAA